GCCCTTTCCTCTCCAGAACCTGCCGACATACGCAATGGCTCAAATGTACCGAGCAGAACAGAGGAAAAGATGACAAGGACAGACCAGCCAAAAAGAACGACTCCCGATGACATGACCGAACTGACCATCCACCAAGCAGTTGCCAGCAACAGTACCCCAAAGAACCCTTTCACACCAGACATCCATGGACCGGCTTTCGGCAAGAGACTGCCGGCCGATGCACCAACAATCAACAGAGGTACGCCCATTCCCCATGCCATTGAGAACAGCGCACCACCACCCAGGATCACATCACCTGTCTGAGATATGTATAGGAGCGCCCCAGCCAGCGGAGCAGCTACGCATGGACCGACGATCAGGGCAGAGAGTGCACCCATTGCGGCAGATGTCGTCAAATGCCCACCTGGCAGCCGCGACGACAAACTGGTCAATCTGGTTTGAAGTGACGACGGCATTTCAATCGTGATCACATCAAACATGGCAAGAGCCAGCACAAAAAGCAGTAATGCGAATAACGTGAGCACCCACGGAGTCTGCAGCCATGCAGCAAGCCCGGCACCCGTCATACCGGCAAGCACACCCAGAGCCGTGTAGACGATCGACATTCCGGCAACGTATGCAGCGGCCAGCGCTAGACCTCTCAAACGCGTCACCCTGACTGACTGACCAACGATGACAGCCGACAGGATGGGAATCATCGGGAGGACGCAAGGTGTGAATGCCAGAAGCAGACCAAGGGCAAAAAACAGGGCAAGTAGTGCAAGTCGGCTCTGACTGCCCAGAGCATCTGCTATCTGCGTGTCACTTCCCGTGGAGAGCAACGCTGACCAACTAGCCGTATTCGAGGCTCCAAGCCCATCCGGAGTTGACCCAACAAACTGGGTTGAAGACGGCTCAATGCTACCTACTCGGGTGTTAACTCCAAACGGTTGCTCGAAATCGACTAACGCCTGCTGACGCAATAGACGAAATCCGTCTCCATCAGGCTCAAGTTCGATTGCAGAGGTCATCGGTGGATAGCACAAACCTGCGTCTGCACAGCCCTGACTGATGATGTTCACAATAAATGGAGCGCTATCCTTTTCAGATGGCCAGCGTGGCAGATCAAGCGTGAACTCGAACATGTCATAGTAAAGCGCCATGTCCTGATCGAATGTTGGATCATATTTCACGACTCCTGGTGGCAACTCAGGCATGACAGGGTTCCAGTCAGAATATTCACTCGGAATTTCCAGCCTGTCCCTGTACATGTAGTAGCCGTCAGCGATTTGAAACGAAACAGCTACGACGTTCGGGCTGACCTGTCGGGCCTGCATGGCGAAAGCACGATCCGGTGGTAAAAAATCCTGTGCTTGCGCAAGCGCGGTGAGAGCCAGGAAAAACAACCCCGCTACCCAGTGACCCCACCGGGACGGAATCACAGCATCAAGATTTGGTAGTCGCATTAATCCACTCAAGATAAGGCCCATAGCCTGCGATAACTGGCAGGACGATCACTTCAGGAACGTCGTACGGGTGAAGTTCAACAATGCGCGCAACCGCCTGATCGAGTACCCGCTCGGATGTTTTGATGGTCATTGGAAGCTCTTGTTCCCCTTGCACGTCACCATCCCATGCGAACATTGAAAGAGATGGCTGTCCGATATGCACACAAGAGGCAAGCCCTTCTTCGATAAGCAAATGGGAAATCCGTTTGGCAAGGATTAGATCTGGTGCTGTTGAAAGAATCACAACAGCAGCAAATTCTGATGCAGTCACCTGTGTCATAACACTCTCCTCCGAGCGGGCATTGTAGCCAGAGAGCCTATGCCGTACGTAAAAACCCGTAGAAGCACCTTATGAAAAATATTCTACTGACCTCTCCCACTCAGAAAACGTACCTTGAACGCGTTCATGACGTTCCTTAAAAGTAAAGAAGCGGCCATAGGCCGCTTCTTTACTTACACCGTTAGGTACTCTCTCATCACCTGTTTAGCAGGCTCTACTCCGAGAGACTTACTCGTCTGATGCCTTATCCGAAGATCCTTGGTCATCCACGTCTGGACGATCAACCAACTCCATGAATGCCATCGGCGCGTTATCACCTTGACGGAATCCCATCTTCAGGATCCTGGTGTAACCACCGTTACGTGCGGCATACCGAGGACCGATTTCTGCGAAAAGTTTAACGACAGCATCGCGATCGCGAAGTCGGGCAAAGGCAAGTCGCTTGTTTGCTAGCGTCGGCTCTTTACCGAGCGTGATCAGCGGCTCAACGACGCGACGCAGCTCTTTCGCCTTCGGCAGTGTGGTTTTGATCGCCTCGTGGGTGATCAGCGAAACAGCCATGTTACGAAACATCGCAAGGCGGTGGCTGCTAGTTCTATTCAGTTTACGGAGACCGTTACCGTGACGCATCTTAATTTCCTTTGAATCTAGATAATTGCCTCTTCTATCGGGAATCCCGCGGGGCAATTAAGGGTTAAAAGCCAACCAGATCAATAATCTGGCGGGCTGAACTTTAAACGATTATGGACGATCAAGTCCAACTGGCGGCCAGTTCTCAAGTTTCATTCCGAGAGTCAATCCACGCGCAGCAAGAACTTCCTTGATTTCATTCAAAGACTTTCTACCGAGATTCGGCGTCTTGAGCAATTCGTTCTCGGTCCGCTGAATGAGATCACCGATGTAGTAGATGTTCTCAGCCTTCAGGCAGTTCGCCGAGCGTACAGTCAACTCGAGATCATCAACCGGACGCAACAGAACCGGATCGATTTGCGGTGTACCACGCGGCTGAGCCTCAAACGACTCACCTGCACCTTCCAGAGCAGCAAATACAGAGATCTGGTCCATCAGAATACGGGCCGATTGTCTGACTGCTTCCTCAGGTGAGATAACACCATTTGTCTCAACATTCAGAACCAGCTTGTCAAGGTCGGTACGCTGCTCAACACGAGCGTTCTCGACGGTGTAGCTGACGCGACGAATCGGGCTGAAGGACGCATCCAGAACAATACGTCCAATCGTCTGGCTACGATCTTCGGTCAGCGCTCTCACGTTTCCAGGAACGTAACCACGACCTTTTTCCACCTTGATCTGCATCTCGAGGCGACCAGCCTCCGTCAGATGAGCGACAACGTGATGCGGGTTGATGATCTCGACATCATGAGGGAGATCAATGTCTGAAGCGTAGACTGGACCTTCACCCTGCTTACGAAGAACCAGAGTAACCTCGTCACGACCAAGCAACTTGAACACGACGCCCTTGAGGTTCAGCAAAATGTCGACCACATCCTCAGAAACGCCTGGAATGGTGGAGTATTCGTGAACAACACCCGTGATCTGTACTTCTGTCGGAGCGTACCCTGTCATTGAAGAAAGGAGGATACGACGAAGCGCGTTTCCAAGCGTATGGCCATAGCCGCGCTCGAAAGGCTCCATGATCACTTTGGCATGATGGCTGCCAACCGATTCGACTTCAATCGAACGGGGCTTCAAAAATCCCTGTGTGG
This sequence is a window from Orrella marina. Protein-coding genes within it:
- the dsbD gene encoding protein-disulfide reductase DsbD — encoded protein: MRLPNLDAVIPSRWGHWVAGLFFLALTALAQAQDFLPPDRAFAMQARQVSPNVVAVSFQIADGYYMYRDRLEIPSEYSDWNPVMPELPPGVVKYDPTFDQDMALYYDMFEFTLDLPRWPSEKDSAPFIVNIISQGCADAGLCYPPMTSAIELEPDGDGFRLLRQQALVDFEQPFGVNTRVGSIEPSSTQFVGSTPDGLGASNTASWSALLSTGSDTQIADALGSQSRLALLALFFALGLLLAFTPCVLPMIPILSAVIVGQSVRVTRLRGLALAAAYVAGMSIVYTALGVLAGMTGAGLAAWLQTPWVLTLFALLLFVLALAMFDVITIEMPSSLQTRLTSLSSRLPGGHLTTSAAMGALSALIVGPCVAAPLAGALLYISQTGDVILGGGALFSMAWGMGVPLLIVGASAGSLLPKAGPWMSGVKGFFGVLLLATAWWMVSSVMSSGVVLFGWSVLVIFSSVLLGTFEPLRMSAGSGEERAFYGAALRKTFGVVLAIIGLIWLIGLASGSTSMIRPFEKLTASGESSIYSPGPVPAVVFEPVRSVQELDRIVRNSTRPVMLDFYADWCVSCKEMEAFTFSSPEVAQKMQQFTLLKADVTANDSEDRALLRRFKLFGPPGIMFFEPGGQYREDIRVIGFQDARKFAETLDQVLDSTQR
- the cutA gene encoding divalent-cation tolerance protein CutA; its protein translation is MTQVTASEFAAVVILSTAPDLILAKRISHLLIEEGLASCVHIGQPSLSMFAWDGDVQGEQELPMTIKTSERVLDQAVARIVELHPYDVPEVIVLPVIAGYGPYLEWINATTKS
- the rplQ gene encoding 50S ribosomal protein L17; protein product: MRHGNGLRKLNRTSSHRLAMFRNMAVSLITHEAIKTTLPKAKELRRVVEPLITLGKEPTLANKRLAFARLRDRDAVVKLFAEIGPRYAARNGGYTRILKMGFRQGDNAPMAFMELVDRPDVDDQGSSDKASDE
- a CDS encoding DNA-directed RNA polymerase subunit alpha, translating into MSTQGFLKPRSIEVESVGSHHAKVIMEPFERGYGHTLGNALRRILLSSMTGYAPTEVQITGVVHEYSTIPGVSEDVVDILLNLKGVVFKLLGRDEVTLVLRKQGEGPVYASDIDLPHDVEIINPHHVVAHLTEAGRLEMQIKVEKGRGYVPGNVRALTEDRSQTIGRIVLDASFSPIRRVSYTVENARVEQRTDLDKLVLNVETNGVISPEEAVRQSARILMDQISVFAALEGAGESFEAQPRGTPQIDPVLLRPVDDLELTVRSANCLKAENIYYIGDLIQRTENELLKTPNLGRKSLNEIKEVLAARGLTLGMKLENWPPVGLDRP